The genomic stretch GCTCAGTCGCAGCGAGCGCATGGAGCTGCAGCACTTGTTGAACAGCCGCGGGCATGATGCAGGTAATGCCGATGGCATTATCGGGGCCAATACCCGCAAGGCGATCCGCAATGCCCAGCAAGGGCTTGGATGGCCGGCGGATGGGTACCCGACCCATAAGCTGCTTGAGAACCTGCGCCAGCAGTAAGCATTTCGGGGCCGCTGCGCGGCCCCGGCAATTTCATGCCCTGAACAGATCCTGCTCCAGCACCAGTGTTTGCTGACCACTGTCGAGCCTCACCCGAGCCCCCAGGGGCAAGCATACATTCGGGTCACAATGCCCGCTGCGCCAGCCCGCCAGCACCGGCACCCCAAGCGGCGCAAACATATCCTCCAGCAACGGCGTCAGCGCCGCTGTGGTAATCCCGGCAAAGTCGCCCACCAGCACGCCTTTGATCCCCTCCAGCTTGCCTGCCAGGCGTAACTGGGTCAGCAGCCGATCCACCCTGTACAGCGGCTCGTTGACGTCCTCGATGAACAGGATGCAGCCCTGGGTATCCAGCTCGGCAAGCGTTCCGATGGTCGCACCCAGCATCGACAGGTTGCCACCCAGCAGCGGCCCGCAGGCTACCCCCGGTAACACGCTGTCCAATGCGAAACCCTGCGGGTGCACGACCTGCTCGCCTGCCTTCACAAGCCCACCCAGCTGCGCCAGCAACGACGACTCGGTCGGTGGCAACTTGGCCCCCAGCAGGTCGGCATTGAGCATGCCCCCATGGAAGGTCACCAGTCCGGCATGCCGGTAGATCGCCGTATGCAGTGCAGTGATGTCGCTGTAGCCGATCAGCGGCTTGGGGTTGCGCCGGATCAGTTCGAAGTCGAGCTGGTCAAGCAGGCGCATGCTGCCGTAGCCCCCACGCATGCACAGAATGGCGTCAATGGCCGGATCGGCAAAGGCTGCGTGCAGGTCCTGCAAACGCTGCTGGTCCGGCCCCGCCAGGTAACCCTGTGCCTGCAGGGCACCCGGGTAAATACAGCAACGGTAGCCGCGGTCAACGAACCACTGGCTGACCTTGTGCGCATCAAGCCGCGCCGCGCCCGCCGGGGCGACAATGGCAAAGCATGCGTTGGCCGGCAGCGCGGCTGGCAGAGTGGGTTGGAAGGTTTTGGCGCAATACATCGCGGCTCCTTGCAGCATGGGACACAAACAAAAATGCCGATGCCGCCCTTGGGCGTGCATCGGCATATGTGGCTCTGCTCTTGGCTAGAGCATAGCTCAGAGCTTGATTTTGGCTTCGTGAGCCTGCTGGTCGGCGTGGTACGAAGAACGCACCAGCGGGCCAGAAGCAACGTTCTTGAAGCCCATCTTGTAACCTTCCTCGGCAAACCAGGCAAAGGTGTCCGGGTGAACGAAACGCTGCACCGGCAAGTGGCTGCGCGACGGCTGCAGGTACTGGCCGAGGGTAAGCATGTCGATGTCATGCTCGCGCATGCGGTGCATCACTTCGATCACTTCCTCGTCGGTTTCACCCAGGCCGAGCATCAGGCCCGACTTGGTCGGTACGTGCGGCACCAACTGCTTGAACTTCTGCAGCAGGTCCAGCGACCAGTCATAGTCCGAACCCGGGCGCGCGGCCTTGTACAGGCGCGGTACGGTCTCGAGGTTGTGGTTGAACACATCCGGCGGCTCTTGCGCGGTGATTTCCAGGGCAACGTCCATACGGCCACGGTAGTCCGGCACCAAGGTCTCCAACTGCACGCCTGGCGACAGCGCGCGGATTTCCCGGATGCAGTCAGCAAAGTGCTGGGCACCACCATCACGCAGGTCGTCGCGGTCCACCGAGGTGATCACCACGTACTTCAGGCGCAGGTCGGCAATGGCAACCGCCAGGTTTTTCGGCTCGTCCAGATCCAGCGGCTTCGGTCGGCCGTGGCCAACGTCGCAGAACGGGCAACGACGGGTGCAGATGTCACCCATGATCATGAAGGTGGCGGTACCACCCGAGAAGCATTCGCCCAGGTTCGGGCAGGAGGCCTCTTCGCACACGCTGTGCAGTTTGTGCTTGCGCAGCAGTTGCTTGATGCGGTCTACCTCGGGCGACACCGGGATACGCACGCGGATCCAGTCGGGCTTCTTTGGCAGCTCGTCGGTAGGGATGATCTTCACCGGGATGCGCGCGACCTTGTCGGCGCCACGCAGCTTGACCCCAGCTTCCACCTTCTTCGGCGCTGGGCGCGGGGTGGCATCCTGGGTAGGTATCAGGTTCGGCACGGCTTCTTGCACAGTTGTCATATTCAGTCGATTCCGCCCGTGAGGGTCGTCTGCTCAGCGTAGTCGAGGTGCTTGACCAGCTGTCCGCGCAGCCTTGTCCTGACCTCGTCGAGTTCGATCGGGCCTGCCAGATCGCGCAGCTGGGTCATCGCCAGCCCCGCATAGCCGCAGGGGTTGATTCGGCGGAATGGCGCAAGGTCCATGTCCACGTTCAGGGCAAGGCCGTGAAACGAACGGCCGTTGCGAATTCGCAGGCCGAGGGAGGCAATTTTCGCTCCGTCGACATAGACACCCGGGGCATGGGGCTTGGCAGACGCCTGAACAGCATAGCTGGCGAGCAGGTCGATGAGGGCCTGCTCGATACGGCTGACCAGCTCACGCACGCCAAAGCCCAGCCGGCGGACATCCAGCAGCAGGTAGGCCACCAGCTGACCGGGGCCATGGTAGGTGACCTGGCCGCCGCGGTCGGTCTGCACCACCGGGATGTCGCCCGGCACCAGCAGGTGCTCGGCCTTGCCGGCCTGCCCCTGGGTGAAGACCGAAGGGTGCTCGACCAGCCAGATTTCATCCTGGCTGTCCGGGCTACGCTGCTCGGTAAAACGACGCATGGCCTCAAGCACCGGTTCGTAGGGCTGCAGGCCAAGATCGCGAAAACCGAGACAGGCGGGCATCAGAGCACCATTTTCACGATGCCGGTAGCGCGCAGGGCGCTGTTGATATCGTGCAGCTGGTTCTCGCTTTCGGCAACGATGTGCAATTGCACGGTGGTGTACTTGCCTTCCTTGCTCTGGCGCTCGGCCAGGGTAGAAAGGTCGACTTTGGCGTGCTTGCTGAGAATCTCGATGACCGTGTCCTTGAAACCGACAACGGTGTCACCGATGACCTTGATCGGGTAATCGTCGCAAGGGAATTCGATCTTGTGCGACTTGACGTCTGGTTCGCTCATGGCGGAAACGGCCTCGTAAGCCGTGGCAACAACAACACCCCCGCGGTATGCGCGGGGGCATGCAGGTCACGTATCAGTTGAACAACCCGTAGAAGAATAGACGGATGCTATCCCACATACGGCGGAAGAAACCACCTTCCTCGACGCCATCAAGGGCGATCAGGTCGGCGCTGTGAACCACTTTCTCGTCCAGTTTGACTTCCACTTTGCCGATCACGTCACCTTTGGCGATCGGTGCGGTGAGCTGCGGGTTCATGGTCATCGAAGCCTGCAGGCGCTTCAATTGGCCTTTAGGCATAGTCATGGTCAGGTCGTCAGCCAGGCCAGCCTTGACTTGGCTGGTAGCGCCCTTCCAGACCGGTGCCTGGGTCAGCTCGGTGCCCTTCTGATAGAAGGTCTGGGTTTCGAAGAAGCGGAAACCGTAGGTCAGCAGCTTCTGGGTTTCGGCAGCACGCGATTGTTCGCTGTTGGTACCGAAGACCACGGCGATCAGGCGCTGGCCATCGCGAACGGCCGAAGCCACCATGCAGTAGCCGGCTTCGTCGGTGTGACCGGTTTTCAGGCCATCGACGGTCTTGTCACGCCACAGCAGCAGGTTGCGGTTAGGCTGCTTGATGTTGTTCCAGAAGAACTCTTTCTGCGAGTAGATGGCGTAGTGAGCCGGGTCGACGTTGATGATCGCACGGGCCAGGGTCGCCATGTCGTGCGCCGACGAGTAGTGCTCGGGGTTCGGCAGGCCGGTCGGGTTCATGAAGTGGCTGTTGGTCATGCCCAGGTCGGCAGCCGTCTTGTTCATCATGTCGGCGAAGGCGTCTTCGCTGCCGGCGATATGCTCGGCCAAGGCGACCGAGGCGTCGTTACCGGACTGGATGATGATGCCGTGCAGCAGGTCGCTGACCGATACCTGGCTACCAACCTTGATGAACATGCGCGAACCGCCGGTACGCCATGCGTTTTCGCTGACGGTAACCGGGTCACTTTCACCGATCTGGCCGCGGCGGATATCCAGGGTCGCGATGTAGGCGGTCATCAGCTTGGTCAGGCTGGCTGGCGGCAGACGCTCGTCACCGTTGTTCTCGACCAGCACGTTGCCGCTGGACGCGTCCATGAGTACGTAGGACTTGGCGGCCAGTTGTGGTGGCGCCGGCGTCATCTGCTCCGCCGCGAAGGCGGCAGGCGTGATCAGCAGCAGTACAGGCAGGCAAAGTCGTTTGGCAAGGTTGGTGATGTTCATCCGTCTCTCGAAAATCGCTAATGGTCTGAGATGTTCCCTGGGCAAGATCATGCGCCCAGCGCCAGTCAGTCTAGTTTTATGGCCGTTGGCCTGGCCCGCGACAGTGCGGCTTTATGTCGCTGCGGGCAAAAGCTGTCATTGTACATGGCCGAGCCCGGCAATTCATGACAAAACCGACAGTTTGGTGTTGCCGTCTTCGCGGGCGCGCCCGCTCCCACAGTCAGTCTGCTGTGACCAGCTTGGCCTGCCCCAAGTTCGCCAGGCGAATGCTGTCTTGCGCTTGCTGGACCTCGCCCTGGCTGCCGATAGGCCCCAGGCGCACGCGGTGCAGGGTCTGCTGGTTACGCACGATCGAGCTGATGAACACAGGGGCATTGACCATGGTACTGAGCTTGGCGCGCAGCAACTCGGCAGCGTCCGGGTTGGCAAACGCGCCTACCTGCAAGAAACTGCCAGCGTTGCCGCCAGGCACGTTATTGCCACCCACCTGCACCGGTACCACTGGCGCTGCGTGCTGCTGTGGTGGCGGAGTCCATTGCTCGACACGCCCGGTGCTGGCCGGTATTGCCTGGGTCTGCGCCACTTGCGGCTCCTTCAGTACCATCGGCGGCGTTTGGCCACGCTCAGCCCACCACTGCTTCGGGTCGATACCCTCGACGCGCACGTGCGCGGTGCCGATCTCGGCATAGCCGAGCTTTTTCGCCGCAGCATAGGACAAGTCAATGATACGGTCGGAATAGAACGGGCCACGGTCGTTCACCCGAAGGATCACGCTGCGGCCGTTCGCCAGGTTGGTCACCCGCACATAGGCCGGCAGCGGCAGGGTCTTGTGCGCTGCGCTCATGCCATACAGGTCGTACAGCTCACCGTTGGCAGTGTTCTGCCCGTGGAACTTGGTGCCATACCACGACGCCGTACCCTCGGCGCGATAGTTGCGCGAGTCCTGCATCGGATAGTAGGTCTTGCCAAGCACAGTGTACGGGTTGGCCTTGTAGTTACCGGTGTGCACGGTCGGCGTGGCATCAGGGATCTTGTTCACATCCACGTCCCACCACGGCGCGCCGTCCTTGTGTGCCCGGTTGATGTCCAAGCCGGGCTGGCTACGTACGACGCTGCCGCTGCTTTGCTGGGTCGGGCGATTGGAGGAGCAGCTGGCCAGCACCACGCCGACGGCGAGGCAGGTGAGCAGCTTGAAAGAATTGCCAGAGATGATTGCGCGCATTACTTGACGCCCCGTACTTGAACCAGCTGTTCCGCAAGCTGATGTACCGCCATGGCATACATCACGCTGCGGTTGTAGCGAGTGATCGCGTAGAAGTTTTTCAGGCCCATCCAGTATTCAGGGCCGCTCTCGCCCTCGAGACGGAAGGCGGTAACCGGCAGATCATCGCGCAGGGAATCATGAACCGACCAGCCAAGCGTACGCAACTCCCCGACCGTTTTCACCGGTTCGATGCCGGTGGTCAGGCCTTCGTCGGCGCGCTCACCTTCCACCCTGGCGCGACTGACCACTCCCTCCCCGGCCACCCAACCGTGGCGCTTGAAGTAGCTGGCCACGCTGCCGATGGCATCGTCAGGATTGT from Pseudomonas putida encodes the following:
- a CDS encoding LD-carboxypeptidase; this translates as MYCAKTFQPTLPAALPANACFAIVAPAGAARLDAHKVSQWFVDRGYRCCIYPGALQAQGYLAGPDQQRLQDLHAAFADPAIDAILCMRGGYGSMRLLDQLDFELIRRNPKPLIGYSDITALHTAIYRHAGLVTFHGGMLNADLLGAKLPPTESSLLAQLGGLVKAGEQVVHPQGFALDSVLPGVACGPLLGGNLSMLGATIGTLAELDTQGCILFIEDVNEPLYRVDRLLTQLRLAGKLEGIKGVLVGDFAGITTAALTPLLEDMFAPLGVPVLAGWRSGHCDPNVCLPLGARVRLDSGQQTLVLEQDLFRA
- the lipA gene encoding lipoyl synthase; this encodes MTTVQEAVPNLIPTQDATPRPAPKKVEAGVKLRGADKVARIPVKIIPTDELPKKPDWIRVRIPVSPEVDRIKQLLRKHKLHSVCEEASCPNLGECFSGGTATFMIMGDICTRRCPFCDVGHGRPKPLDLDEPKNLAVAIADLRLKYVVITSVDRDDLRDGGAQHFADCIREIRALSPGVQLETLVPDYRGRMDVALEITAQEPPDVFNHNLETVPRLYKAARPGSDYDWSLDLLQKFKQLVPHVPTKSGLMLGLGETDEEVIEVMHRMREHDIDMLTLGQYLQPSRSHLPVQRFVHPDTFAWFAEEGYKMGFKNVASGPLVRSSYHADQQAHEAKIKL
- the lipB gene encoding lipoyl(octanoyl) transferase LipB, whose product is MPACLGFRDLGLQPYEPVLEAMRRFTEQRSPDSQDEIWLVEHPSVFTQGQAGKAEHLLVPGDIPVVQTDRGGQVTYHGPGQLVAYLLLDVRRLGFGVRELVSRIEQALIDLLASYAVQASAKPHAPGVYVDGAKIASLGLRIRNGRSFHGLALNVDMDLAPFRRINPCGYAGLAMTQLRDLAGPIELDEVRTRLRGQLVKHLDYAEQTTLTGGID
- a CDS encoding DUF493 domain-containing protein; translation: MSEPDVKSHKIEFPCDDYPIKVIGDTVVGFKDTVIEILSKHAKVDLSTLAERQSKEGKYTTVQLHIVAESENQLHDINSALRATGIVKMVL
- a CDS encoding serine-type D-Ala-D-Ala carboxypeptidase (penicillin-binding protein 5; removes C-terminal D-alanyl residues from sugar-peptide cell wall precursors), with the translated sequence MNITNLAKRLCLPVLLLITPAAFAAEQMTPAPPQLAAKSYVLMDASSGNVLVENNGDERLPPASLTKLMTAYIATLDIRRGQIGESDPVTVSENAWRTGGSRMFIKVGSQVSVSDLLHGIIIQSGNDASVALAEHIAGSEDAFADMMNKTAADLGMTNSHFMNPTGLPNPEHYSSAHDMATLARAIINVDPAHYAIYSQKEFFWNNIKQPNRNLLLWRDKTVDGLKTGHTDEAGYCMVASAVRDGQRLIAVVFGTNSEQSRAAETQKLLTYGFRFFETQTFYQKGTELTQAPVWKGATSQVKAGLADDLTMTMPKGQLKRLQASMTMNPQLTAPIAKGDVIGKVEVKLDEKVVHSADLIALDGVEEGGFFRRMWDSIRLFFYGLFN
- a CDS encoding septal ring lytic transglycosylase RlpA family protein, whose protein sequence is MRAIISGNSFKLLTCLAVGVVLASCSSNRPTQQSSGSVVRSQPGLDINRAHKDGAPWWDVDVNKIPDATPTVHTGNYKANPYTVLGKTYYPMQDSRNYRAEGTASWYGTKFHGQNTANGELYDLYGMSAAHKTLPLPAYVRVTNLANGRSVILRVNDRGPFYSDRIIDLSYAAAKKLGYAEIGTAHVRVEGIDPKQWWAERGQTPPMVLKEPQVAQTQAIPASTGRVEQWTPPPQQHAAPVVPVQVGGNNVPGGNAGSFLQVGAFANPDAAELLRAKLSTMVNAPVFISSIVRNQQTLHRVRLGPIGSQGEVQQAQDSIRLANLGQAKLVTAD